From a region of the Thermomonas sp. HDW16 genome:
- a CDS encoding tetratricopeptide repeat protein, translating to MAIDDLLDEHEQSERVRSWVRSNALGLIGGIGLGLGAIAGWQWWQGQQLQRSMAVNGRYAEVVKAYEAGQLPTDKGRAALDAIGKGNPTLATLAGLQLAKAQADAGKRNDAIATLRGLSNLDRDLRAVVHQRLALLLIDAGQGKEALALLDDERNPAMLDARGDAQFAVGDRAKAQEAYLKALALVDVADPQHRLLTLKLIEAGGTPPHTEDKT from the coding sequence ATGGCGATCGATGATCTGCTCGACGAGCATGAACAGAGCGAACGAGTCCGCTCGTGGGTACGCAGCAATGCACTGGGCCTGATCGGCGGCATTGGTCTTGGCCTCGGCGCCATCGCCGGCTGGCAGTGGTGGCAGGGCCAGCAATTGCAGCGCAGCATGGCGGTCAACGGCCGCTACGCCGAAGTGGTGAAAGCCTATGAAGCCGGCCAGCTCCCGACGGACAAGGGCCGCGCCGCGCTGGATGCCATCGGCAAGGGCAACCCGACCTTGGCCACGCTGGCGGGATTGCAGTTGGCGAAAGCGCAGGCGGATGCAGGCAAGCGCAATGATGCGATCGCCACGCTGCGCGGGCTGAGCAACCTCGACCGGGATCTGCGCGCCGTGGTGCACCAGCGCCTGGCGCTCCTGCTGATCGACGCGGGTCAAGGCAAGGAGGCGTTGGCCTTGCTCGACGACGAACGCAACCCGGCAATGCTCGATGCGCGTGGTGATGCCCAATTCGCCGTGGGCGATCGTGCCAAGGCGCAGGAGGCCTATCTCAAGGCCCTTGCCCTGGTCGATGTCGCCGATCCGCAGCATCGCCTGCTGACCCTGAAACTGATCGAGGCCGGCGGCACGCCGCCGCACACCGAGGACAAGACCTGA
- a CDS encoding TetR/AcrR family transcriptional regulator: protein MSLQHFSTKDRILHAAEELFAAQGFATTSLRQVTSRADVNIAAVNYHFGSKDNLVNEVFRRRMDDMSAERLKALRQAIESRPGELEPILAAFVEPALAMAQDRHGGGAFIRVIARAYAESNDSLRKFLSDQYGHVLRDFAKAISACMPDLGKEELYRRLDFLSGALTYAMADFGLIKRPHGVSEATHRERAAKALIRFAAAGFKADAS, encoded by the coding sequence ATGAGCCTGCAACACTTCTCCACCAAGGATCGAATCCTGCACGCGGCCGAAGAGCTGTTCGCCGCGCAGGGCTTCGCCACCACCTCGCTGCGGCAGGTCACCAGCCGCGCGGACGTCAACATCGCGGCGGTCAATTACCACTTCGGCAGCAAGGACAACCTGGTCAACGAGGTGTTCCGCCGGCGCATGGACGACATGAGCGCCGAGCGCCTGAAAGCCTTGCGGCAGGCCATCGAAAGCCGCCCCGGCGAACTTGAGCCGATCCTCGCGGCCTTCGTCGAACCCGCACTGGCGATGGCCCAGGACCGCCACGGCGGCGGCGCCTTCATCCGCGTCATCGCCCGCGCCTACGCCGAGAGCAACGACAGCCTGCGCAAATTCCTGTCCGACCAGTACGGCCACGTGCTGCGCGATTTCGCCAAGGCGATCAGCGCCTGCATGCCGGATCTGGGCAAGGAAGAGCTGTACCGCCGCCTGGACTTCCTGTCCGGCGCGCTGACCTATGCGATGGCGGACTTCGGCCTGATCAAGCGCCCACACGGCGTCTCCGAAGCCACCCACCGCGAACGCGCCGCGAAGGCGCTGATCCGATTTGCAGCGGCCGGCTTCAAAGCCGACGCTTCCTAA
- the rlmN gene encoding 23S rRNA (adenine(2503)-C(2))-methyltransferase RlmN — MSDTRTPNIDIALVGDVAGARDSVAVAPAAASRTNIFDFDRASLERFFEEDLGEKKFRAQQVMKWIHHRYVTDFGEMTDLGKALRAKLEERAVVHAPQLLFDKASTDGTHKWLLGMDPKNAIETVYIPDKGRGTLCVSSQVGCALNCQFCSTATQGFNRNLSTAEIIGQVWIAGRHLGNVPHQQRKLTNVVMMGMGEPLANFDNVVRAMSIMRDDLGYGLANKRVTLSTAGMVPMIDKLGEVSDVSLAVSLHAPFDELRSELVPLNKKYPIADLMDACVRYALRKRGTSVTFEYTLMKDVNDQPEHARGLVKLLREFDRRVQMKDAAKVNLIPFNPFPGTRFARPTDEAIRSFQKQLNNAGMIAPVRRTRGDDIDAACGQLKGQVLDRTRRSAEHRKRLQENGLTQSGVSDAA; from the coding sequence ATGAGCGATACGCGCACACCGAATATCGACATCGCCCTCGTCGGCGATGTTGCCGGTGCGCGCGATTCGGTTGCGGTAGCTCCGGCTGCCGCATCCCGAACCAACATCTTCGATTTCGACCGCGCTTCCCTCGAACGTTTCTTCGAGGAAGATCTTGGCGAAAAGAAATTCCGCGCGCAGCAGGTGATGAAGTGGATCCATCACCGCTACGTGACCGATTTCGGCGAGATGACCGACCTTGGCAAGGCGCTGCGCGCCAAGCTGGAAGAGCGTGCGGTCGTGCATGCGCCGCAACTGCTGTTCGACAAGGCGTCCACCGACGGCACCCACAAGTGGCTGCTCGGCATGGATCCGAAGAACGCCATCGAAACCGTCTACATCCCGGACAAGGGCCGCGGGACGCTGTGCGTGTCAAGCCAGGTGGGTTGCGCGCTGAACTGCCAGTTCTGTTCGACAGCCACGCAGGGATTCAATCGAAATCTTTCCACCGCCGAGATCATCGGCCAGGTGTGGATCGCCGGCCGCCATCTGGGCAACGTGCCGCACCAGCAGCGCAAGCTCACCAACGTGGTGATGATGGGCATGGGCGAGCCACTGGCGAATTTCGATAACGTGGTGCGCGCGATGAGCATCATGCGCGACGACCTGGGCTATGGCCTGGCCAACAAGCGGGTGACGCTATCGACCGCCGGCATGGTGCCGATGATCGACAAGCTGGGCGAAGTGTCCGACGTGTCGCTGGCGGTCTCGCTGCATGCGCCGTTCGACGAGTTGCGCAGCGAACTGGTGCCCCTCAACAAGAAATATCCCATCGCTGATTTGATGGATGCCTGCGTGCGCTATGCGTTGCGCAAGCGTGGCACCTCGGTGACCTTCGAATACACCCTGATGAAGGACGTCAACGACCAGCCCGAGCATGCACGCGGACTGGTCAAGCTGCTGCGCGAGTTCGACCGTCGCGTGCAGATGAAGGACGCCGCCAAGGTTAACCTGATCCCGTTCAACCCGTTCCCGGGTACGCGTTTTGCGCGACCCACGGACGAGGCGATCCGCTCCTTCCAGAAGCAGCTCAATAACGCCGGCATGATCGCGCCGGTGCGGCGTACCCGTGGCGACGACATCGATGCCGCCTGCGGCCAGCTGAAGGGGCAGGTGCTGGATCGCACGCGCCGTTCGGCAGAGCATCGCAAGCGCCTGCAGGAAAATGGTTTGACCCAAAGTGGGGTGTCGGATGCGGCGTGA
- the pilW gene encoding type IV pilus biogenesis/stability protein PilW, giving the protein MLALAACFILLAGCRQLERLSFIRPDASRGEFTKIAPRYEVSDSGQKALPAAAESLVASAVSQYNAGNYNEAGQFARQALKADPQLADAHAILALLAERTGNSAEAGGHYLKAATLSPGVGIHANNYGTWLCANGRAAESLAWFDRALADPNYPTRSAAFANAGTCAGRAGQADRAETNWRNALALDSNDVQSLAGMASLQFARGGYLDARAFVERWLALAPSDTEALRLGSQIEQKLGDSAAAQRYLSRLQAISPDSTTAPRSQ; this is encoded by the coding sequence ATGCTTGCATTGGCCGCATGTTTCATCCTTCTTGCCGGCTGCAGGCAGCTGGAGCGGCTGAGCTTTATCCGGCCGGATGCCAGCCGCGGCGAATTCACCAAGATTGCGCCCAGGTATGAGGTTAGCGACAGCGGGCAGAAGGCCTTGCCGGCAGCAGCGGAAAGCCTGGTTGCCTCGGCGGTCTCGCAGTACAACGCGGGGAACTACAACGAAGCCGGGCAGTTTGCGCGGCAAGCATTGAAAGCGGATCCGCAACTCGCCGATGCGCATGCGATCTTGGCCTTGCTTGCCGAACGTACCGGCAATTCGGCCGAGGCGGGAGGGCATTACCTCAAGGCTGCGACACTGTCCCCCGGAGTTGGCATCCATGCCAACAACTACGGTACGTGGCTGTGCGCCAACGGTCGTGCGGCGGAATCCCTGGCGTGGTTCGACCGGGCATTGGCTGATCCGAACTACCCAACGCGTTCCGCCGCGTTCGCGAATGCCGGTACCTGTGCAGGCCGGGCGGGGCAGGCGGATCGAGCCGAAACGAATTGGCGGAATGCGTTGGCGCTGGACTCGAATGATGTGCAGTCCTTGGCGGGGATGGCGTCGCTGCAATTTGCCCGAGGGGGTTACCTGGATGCACGGGCCTTCGTCGAGCGATGGCTGGCGCTCGCCCCATCGGACACGGAGGCCTTGCGCCTTGGATCCCAGATTGAACAGAAACTAGGCGACAGTGCTGCTGCACAACGTTATCTTTCCCGCCTGCAGGCGATTTCCCCCGATTCCACGACTGCCCCCCGTTCGCAATGA
- the bamB gene encoding outer membrane protein assembly factor BamB has product MTQDTRRRLRLIAATALAVALLSGCTTIKNVFDGRGKDHSKDPAKLVQITPSVTVNKLWNASIGKGEEKLGVAQRPTIADGHVYAAAVEGGVSAFDLHTGQSLWRYASELPLTGGPGAGDGLVVVGSLEGDVIALDAATGTEKWKSKVANEVLVAPAVGGGMVFVHSNDGRVTALDAGSGERRWFYSADVPALTVRGSGAITIGPGIIFVGNDNGTLTALSMTDGNVVWTTPVAQPDGRSELERMADVDGPVVLDNTMLYATSYKNHTVAIDGPSGQLMWDRENGGPRGLGLSNSAVVVTDPTGKVWGIDKNTGGSLWQQAGLAYRNTSAPAVQGDYAVVGDMEGVLHWLRLNDGAFAARSSLGGAISGQPAVADGILVVQTIEGQLAAFALQ; this is encoded by the coding sequence ATGACCCAGGACACGCGCCGCCGTTTGCGCCTGATCGCCGCTACCGCGCTGGCGGTTGCTCTTCTGTCCGGCTGCACCACCATCAAGAACGTGTTCGATGGGCGCGGCAAGGATCATTCGAAGGATCCCGCCAAACTCGTCCAGATCACCCCCAGCGTCACCGTGAACAAGCTGTGGAACGCGTCGATCGGCAAGGGTGAGGAAAAACTTGGCGTCGCCCAGCGTCCCACCATCGCCGATGGCCACGTGTACGCGGCGGCAGTCGAGGGTGGCGTGTCGGCATTCGATCTGCATACCGGGCAATCCCTTTGGCGCTATGCCTCCGAGTTGCCGCTGACAGGTGGCCCCGGTGCGGGCGACGGCTTGGTCGTGGTCGGCAGTCTGGAAGGTGACGTGATCGCGCTGGACGCTGCCACGGGTACAGAGAAATGGAAGTCGAAGGTTGCCAACGAAGTGCTGGTGGCCCCGGCCGTGGGCGGAGGCATGGTGTTCGTGCATTCCAACGACGGCCGCGTCACCGCACTCGATGCCGGCAGCGGTGAGCGTCGCTGGTTCTACAGCGCCGATGTGCCGGCACTGACGGTGCGTGGCAGTGGCGCAATCACCATCGGCCCCGGCATCATCTTCGTCGGCAACGACAACGGCACACTGACTGCACTGTCAATGACCGATGGCAATGTCGTTTGGACGACGCCAGTGGCGCAGCCCGATGGCCGCAGCGAACTGGAGCGCATGGCCGATGTGGATGGCCCGGTCGTGCTGGACAACACGATGCTGTATGCGACCAGCTACAAGAACCACACCGTCGCCATCGATGGCCCCAGCGGGCAGCTGATGTGGGATCGCGAGAACGGCGGCCCGCGCGGTCTGGGCTTGAGCAATTCGGCGGTGGTGGTCACCGATCCGACAGGCAAGGTCTGGGGCATCGACAAGAACACTGGCGGTAGCTTGTGGCAGCAGGCCGGCTTGGCTTACCGCAATACCAGTGCGCCGGCTGTGCAGGGCGATTACGCCGTGGTTGGCGACATGGAAGGCGTGTTGCACTGGCTGCGCCTGAATGACGGCGCGTTCGCCGCACGCTCCAGCCTGGGTGGTGCGATTTCCGGCCAGCCAGCGGTGGCCGATGGCATCCTGGTGGTGCAGACCATCGAAGGCCAGCTCGCCGCGTTCGCCCTGCAATAA
- a CDS encoding acetyl-CoA C-acyltransferase, whose product MIKQIQDAYIVAATRTPVGKAPRGVFRNTRPDDMLAHVLRSVIAQAPGIDVNRIDDAIIGCAMPEGEQGMNVARIGVLLAGLPDTVAAQTINRFCSSGLQAVALAADQIRLGNADLMLAGGTESMSMVPMMGNKVALSPSVFKDDHVAIAYGMGITAEKVAEEWKVTREEQDAFALASHQKAIAAIAAGEFKDEISPYEITAHLPDLAGNTVRLKQLVVDTDEGPRADSSLEGLAKLRPVFRNGQFGGSVTAGNSSQMSDGAGAVLLASEQAIKDYGLTPLARFVSFSVAGVRPEVMGIGPIAAIPKALKQAGLTKDQLDWIELNEAFAAQALAVIKDSGLDPSKVNPLGGAIALGHPLGATGAVRTATIVHGLRRRQQKYGMVTMCIGTGMGAAGIFEAL is encoded by the coding sequence ATGATCAAGCAAATCCAGGACGCCTACATCGTCGCCGCCACCCGCACCCCGGTGGGCAAGGCTCCGCGCGGCGTGTTCCGCAACACCCGCCCCGACGACATGCTGGCGCACGTGCTGCGCAGCGTGATCGCGCAGGCGCCGGGCATCGACGTCAACCGCATCGACGACGCGATCATCGGCTGCGCGATGCCGGAAGGCGAGCAAGGCATGAACGTGGCGCGCATCGGCGTGCTGCTGGCCGGCCTGCCGGACACGGTGGCCGCGCAGACCATCAACCGCTTCTGTTCCTCCGGCCTGCAGGCGGTGGCGCTGGCCGCCGACCAGATCCGCCTGGGCAATGCCGACCTGATGCTGGCCGGCGGCACCGAATCGATGAGCATGGTGCCGATGATGGGCAACAAGGTCGCGCTGAGTCCGTCCGTGTTCAAGGACGATCACGTGGCGATTGCTTACGGCATGGGCATCACTGCCGAGAAAGTGGCGGAAGAATGGAAGGTCACCCGCGAGGAGCAGGATGCGTTTGCCCTGGCCTCGCACCAGAAGGCCATTGCCGCGATCGCCGCCGGCGAATTCAAGGACGAGATCAGCCCGTACGAAATCACTGCGCACCTGCCCGACCTCGCCGGCAATACCGTGCGTCTCAAGCAACTAGTGGTCGATACCGACGAAGGCCCGCGCGCGGATTCGTCGCTTGAAGGCCTGGCGAAGCTACGACCGGTGTTCCGCAACGGCCAGTTCGGCGGCAGCGTGACCGCCGGCAATTCCTCGCAAATGAGCGACGGCGCCGGCGCGGTGCTGCTGGCCTCCGAGCAGGCGATCAAGGATTACGGCCTGACCCCGCTGGCGCGCTTCGTCAGCTTCAGCGTGGCCGGCGTGCGCCCGGAAGTGATGGGCATCGGCCCGATCGCGGCGATCCCGAAGGCGCTGAAGCAGGCCGGCCTGACCAAGGACCAGTTGGACTGGATCGAACTCAACGAAGCCTTTGCTGCGCAAGCACTGGCGGTGATCAAGGATTCCGGCCTCGACCCATCCAAGGTGAATCCGCTGGGCGGCGCCATCGCCCTCGGCCATCCACTGGGTGCGACCGGCGCGGTGCGCACCGCGACCATCGTGCACGGCCTGCGCCGTCGCCAGCAGAAGTACGGCATGGTGACGATGTGCATCGGCACCGGCATGGGGGCAGCGGGAATCTTCGAGGCGCTGTAA
- a CDS encoding RodZ domain-containing protein — protein MTSHPDTHHHSLAGCGERLKQAREAAGMSVDDVATKLHMPARIVRSLEAEDWSQLGAPVFVRGQVRSYSRLMGLMTAPMMDALVDVGPVEPSRIISRTHTPKAQWWAEQLGRRLVYIVLTLFLVVPAWVATRQHLSNTSGDAAPLDLPVDTSGAYEQPQARQPAMPRTVVASMAPVAATPATSSDIVIRTRGESWITVTAVDGSSLEKGLVPANSERRYAAAQVARLTIGNVSAVDIENHGRSVDVGSFARANVARFAVSSDGSLVAAD, from the coding sequence ATGACTTCGCACCCGGATACCCACCATCATTCACTGGCTGGCTGCGGCGAGCGCCTCAAGCAGGCGCGCGAAGCTGCGGGAATGAGTGTTGACGATGTCGCCACCAAGCTGCACATGCCGGCACGCATCGTGCGATCGCTGGAAGCGGAGGACTGGTCTCAACTGGGTGCGCCGGTGTTCGTTCGTGGCCAGGTGCGGAGTTATTCGCGCCTGATGGGCCTGATGACGGCGCCGATGATGGATGCGTTGGTCGACGTGGGGCCGGTCGAGCCCTCGCGGATCATCAGCCGTACACATACGCCCAAGGCGCAGTGGTGGGCCGAACAGCTCGGCCGACGCCTGGTCTACATCGTCCTGACGTTGTTCCTGGTGGTCCCTGCCTGGGTGGCGACCCGCCAACACCTGTCCAACACCAGCGGGGATGCTGCGCCGCTCGACCTGCCGGTGGACACGTCAGGTGCCTACGAGCAACCGCAAGCCAGGCAACCGGCCATGCCGCGGACGGTCGTGGCGTCGATGGCACCGGTGGCTGCCACCCCGGCGACTTCAAGCGATATCGTCATTCGCACCCGCGGCGAAAGCTGGATCACCGTGACCGCAGTTGATGGCAGCAGCCTCGAGAAAGGCCTGGTACCTGCCAACAGCGAACGCCGTTATGCCGCCGCTCAGGTGGCGCGCCTGACCATCGGCAATGTCTCAGCGGTGGATATCGAGAATCATGGGCGCAGCGTGGATGTGGGCAGCTTCGCCCGCGCGAACGTTGCACGCTTTGCGGTATCCTCAGACGGTTCGCTCGTCGCGGCGGATTGA
- a CDS encoding 3-hydroxyacyl-CoA dehydrogenase/enoyl-CoA hydratase family protein, whose amino-acid sequence MSEKLLVRRAAVLGAGVMGAQIAAHLTNAGVDTVLFDLAAKEGPADGVVLKAIGNLGKLSPAPLASKSLAEAITPANYDSGLEQLRGCDLIIEAIAERMDWKQDLYKKIAPFVSPTAVLASNTSGLGINKLADVLPEELRHRFCGVHFFNPPRYMHLAELIPAKTTDASVLEGLETFLVTQLGKGVVYAKDTPNFIGNRIGVFSILSVIHHTQQSGLGFDEVDALTGPLLGRPKSATYRTSDVVGLDTMAHVIKTMADTLPDDPWHQYFKSPAWLDALIAKGALGQKTGAGIFRKVGKDIVVLDLQKQDYRASDRVAAPEVVEILKEKDPAKKFAALRASSHPQAQFLWACFRDLFHYSAYHLKDIAETARDVDLAIRWGYGWSLGPFETWQAAGWKQVAEWIAEDIVAGKAMSSAALPDWVFDGRDGVHGAEGSYSPAKDAKLPRSALPVYKRQRFPDPVLGERFAPGETVFENEGVRAWHDGDGILVISFKTKLHTVSDKVLSGVQDAIAIAERDFRGAVIWQPKEPFSAGADLSGALGLLQAGDLKGFDAMVANFQATSQCIKYSLVPVVAAVRGLALGGGCEFQMHSARAVAHLESYIGLVEAGVGLLPAGGGLKELAVRASNAAGPGGDVFAELKKVFETIAMGKVSASAVEAKELGLVRKDDVVVFNAFELLHIAKQEALALAERGYRPPLPARRVQVAGDVGIATFKMLLVNMLEGRFISPHDYEIATRIATVLCGGEIDRGSLVDEEWLLRLEREHFVALAQMPKTQERIAHMLKTGKPLRN is encoded by the coding sequence ATGTCTGAGAAATTACTTGTACGTCGTGCTGCGGTACTGGGCGCCGGCGTGATGGGCGCGCAGATCGCCGCCCACCTGACCAATGCAGGCGTGGACACCGTCCTGTTCGACCTGGCCGCGAAGGAAGGCCCGGCCGATGGCGTGGTGCTCAAGGCCATCGGCAACCTGGGCAAGCTGTCGCCGGCGCCGCTGGCCAGCAAGTCGCTGGCCGAGGCGATCACCCCGGCCAACTACGACAGCGGGCTGGAGCAGTTGCGCGGTTGCGACCTGATCATCGAGGCCATCGCCGAACGGATGGACTGGAAGCAGGACCTTTACAAGAAGATCGCCCCGTTCGTGTCGCCCACCGCGGTGCTCGCCAGCAATACGTCAGGCTTGGGAATCAACAAGTTGGCGGATGTTCTTCCGGAAGAACTCCGGCACCGTTTCTGCGGCGTGCACTTCTTCAACCCGCCGCGCTACATGCATCTAGCGGAACTCATTCCCGCCAAGACCACAGACGCATCGGTGCTGGAAGGCCTGGAAACCTTCCTGGTCACCCAGCTCGGCAAGGGCGTGGTCTACGCCAAGGACACCCCGAACTTCATCGGCAACCGTATCGGCGTGTTCTCGATCCTGTCGGTGATCCACCACACCCAGCAGTCCGGACTTGGCTTCGATGAGGTCGATGCGCTGACCGGCCCACTGCTCGGCCGGCCGAAGTCGGCCACCTACCGCACCTCGGATGTGGTTGGCCTGGACACCATGGCCCACGTCATCAAGACCATGGCCGACACCCTGCCGGACGATCCCTGGCACCAGTACTTCAAGTCGCCGGCGTGGCTAGACGCGCTGATCGCCAAGGGCGCGCTGGGCCAGAAGACCGGCGCCGGCATCTTCCGCAAGGTCGGCAAGGACATCGTCGTCCTCGATCTCCAGAAGCAGGATTACCGCGCATCCGACCGCGTCGCCGCGCCGGAGGTGGTGGAAATCCTCAAGGAAAAGGATCCGGCCAAGAAATTCGCCGCACTGCGTGCCAGCAGCCATCCGCAGGCGCAGTTCCTGTGGGCCTGCTTCCGCGACCTGTTCCACTACAGCGCCTACCACCTGAAGGACATCGCCGAGACCGCGCGCGATGTCGACCTCGCCATCCGCTGGGGTTACGGCTGGTCGCTGGGCCCGTTCGAAACCTGGCAGGCGGCAGGCTGGAAGCAGGTGGCCGAATGGATCGCCGAGGACATCGTGGCCGGCAAGGCCATGAGTTCGGCCGCGCTGCCGGACTGGGTGTTCGACGGCCGCGACGGCGTGCACGGCGCCGAGGGCAGCTACAGCCCGGCCAAGGACGCCAAGCTGCCGCGCTCCGCCCTGCCCGTCTACAAGCGCCAGCGCTTCCCCGACCCGGTGCTGGGCGAGCGCTTCGCCCCGGGCGAGACCGTGTTCGAGAACGAAGGCGTGCGCGCCTGGCACGACGGCGACGGCATCCTGGTCATCTCGTTCAAGACCAAGCTGCACACGGTCAGCGACAAGGTGCTGTCCGGCGTGCAGGACGCCATCGCCATCGCCGAACGCGATTTCCGCGGCGCGGTGATCTGGCAGCCGAAGGAGCCGTTCTCCGCCGGCGCGGACCTCTCCGGCGCACTGGGCCTGCTGCAGGCCGGCGACCTGAAGGGCTTCGACGCCATGGTCGCCAACTTCCAGGCCACCAGCCAGTGCATCAAGTATTCGCTGGTGCCGGTGGTCGCTGCGGTGCGCGGGCTGGCGCTGGGCGGCGGCTGCGAATTCCAGATGCACAGCGCGCGTGCGGTGGCGCATCTGGAAAGCTATATCGGCCTGGTCGAAGCCGGCGTCGGCCTGCTGCCGGCCGGTGGCGGCCTGAAGGAACTGGCAGTACGCGCGTCGAACGCGGCCGGCCCGGGCGGCGACGTGTTCGCCGAACTGAAGAAGGTGTTCGAGACCATCGCCATGGGCAAGGTCTCGGCGTCTGCGGTCGAGGCGAAGGAACTTGGCCTGGTACGCAAGGACGACGTGGTCGTGTTCAACGCCTTTGAACTGCTGCACATCGCCAAGCAGGAAGCGCTGGCGTTGGCCGAACGCGGCTATCGTCCGCCGCTGCCGGCACGGCGCGTGCAGGTGGCCGGCGATGTCGGTATCGCCACCTTCAAGATGCTGCTGGTCAACATGTTGGAAGGCCGCTTCATCAGCCCGCACGACTACGAGATCGCCACTCGCATCGCCACCGTCCTCTGCGGCGGCGAGATCGACCGCGGCTCGCTGGTGGACGAGGAATGGCTGCTGCGGCTGGAACGCGAACACTTCGTGGCGCTGGCGCAGATGCCGAAGACGCAGGAGCGCATCGCGCACATGCTGAAGACCGGCAAGCCATTGCGTAACTGA
- the ndk gene encoding nucleoside-diphosphate kinase, translating to MALERTISIIKPDAVAKNVIGEIYSRFEKAGLKVVAAKMKHLSKQEAEGFYAVHRERPFFNALVNFMISGPVMIQVLEGENAVLKNRELMGATNPKEAAAGTIRADFADSIDANAVHGSDSLENAAIETAYFFPATDVYAR from the coding sequence ATGGCGCTGGAGCGCACCATTTCGATCATCAAGCCCGATGCCGTTGCCAAGAACGTCATCGGCGAAATCTATTCCCGCTTCGAGAAGGCTGGCCTGAAGGTCGTGGCCGCGAAGATGAAGCACCTGTCCAAGCAGGAAGCGGAAGGCTTCTACGCCGTGCACCGCGAGCGTCCGTTCTTCAATGCGCTGGTCAATTTCATGATCTCCGGCCCGGTGATGATCCAGGTGCTGGAAGGCGAGAACGCCGTGCTCAAGAACCGCGAGCTGATGGGCGCCACCAATCCGAAGGAAGCGGCCGCCGGCACCATCCGCGCCGACTTCGCCGACAGCATCGATGCGAACGCCGTGCACGGTTCGGATTCGCTGGAGAACGCGGCGATCGAAACCGCCTACTTCTTCCCGGCTACCGACGTCTACGCGCGCTGA